The Lysobacter capsici genome has a segment encoding these proteins:
- a CDS encoding NADAR family protein: MTPRSLADLRAALSAGARFDYLCFWGHRVVPGQVGKSCFSQWYPASFELDGQRYATAEHWMMAGKARLFGDEAIHARIVASDDPAKVKALGRKIAGFDEARWVAHRYELVVAGNQAKFEQNPRLRGFLLNTGEQVLVEASPVDPIWGIGLAADHPDATRPEAWQGLNLLGFALMDVRERLRATSA; encoded by the coding sequence ATGACCCCACGTTCCCTCGCCGACCTGCGGGCCGCGCTGAGCGCCGGCGCGCGCTTCGACTATCTGTGTTTCTGGGGCCATCGGGTCGTGCCCGGCCAGGTCGGCAAGAGCTGCTTCAGCCAGTGGTATCCGGCGTCGTTCGAGCTCGACGGCCAGCGCTACGCCACCGCCGAGCACTGGATGATGGCCGGCAAGGCGCGGCTGTTCGGCGACGAGGCGATCCACGCGCGGATTGTCGCCAGCGACGACCCGGCCAAGGTCAAGGCGCTCGGCCGCAAGATCGCCGGCTTCGACGAAGCGCGCTGGGTCGCGCATCGCTACGAGCTGGTGGTGGCCGGCAATCAGGCCAAGTTCGAACAGAACCCGCGGCTGCGCGGTTTCCTGCTGAACACCGGCGAACAGGTGCTGGTCGAGGCCAGCCCGGTCGATCCGATCTGGGGCATCGGCCTGGCCGCCGATCATCCCGATGCGACCCGCCCGGAGGCCTGGCAAGGGCTCAACCTGCTGGGTTTCGCCTTGATGGACGTGCGCGAACGCCTGCGTGCAACGTCCGCATAA
- a CDS encoding DUF6165 family protein, with product MSEILVPVSFGELLDKISILQIKSERMSDEAKLANVRAELSALEQTWMAHPAAGGDIGRLRAELKAVNERLWVIEDDIRIKEKAQAFDAEFIALARSVYVENDVRARVKKEINLALGSTYVEEKSYQDYGTGAF from the coding sequence ATGTCCGAAATCCTGGTCCCGGTGTCCTTTGGCGAACTGCTGGACAAGATCTCGATCCTGCAGATCAAGTCCGAGCGCATGAGCGACGAGGCCAAGCTGGCCAATGTCCGCGCGGAACTGAGCGCGCTGGAACAGACCTGGATGGCCCATCCGGCCGCCGGCGGCGACATCGGACGCCTGCGCGCCGAGCTCAAGGCGGTCAACGAGCGCCTGTGGGTGATCGAGGACGATATCCGGATCAAGGAGAAGGCCCAGGCCTTCGACGCCGAATTCATCGCCCTGGCGCGTTCGGTCTACGTCGAGAACGACGTGCGCGCGCGGGTCAAGAAAGAGATCAACCTGGCGCTGGGCTCGACCTATGTCGAAGAGAAGTCCTACCAGGACTACGGCACCGGCGCGTTCTGA